A genome region from Cucumis sativus cultivar 9930 chromosome 4, Cucumber_9930_V3, whole genome shotgun sequence includes the following:
- the LOC101211434 gene encoding ultraviolet-B receptor UVR8 isoform X4, which yields MLTRRPLTKSIIGFNSETWKRKITRWFASDSGKRFGAVWGNGDFGRLGLGNLDSQWSPVPCSSFDREMLKGIACGGAHTLFLTESGRVYATGLNNFGQLGISDEKRFSTHCILMQEPVEVRIPKEAMHISAGYNHSCVVTADGELYMWGVNSNGQLGLGKKSAKAVHLPTKVDSLDGIVIKRAALGSDHSIAVADGGEVFSWGDGRSGRLGHGHESTFLGFLKSTSEHTPRLIKELEGIKVKHVAAGMLHSACVDENGAVYIFGERATNRVSFGEANKATTPSLISTLLDCEEVACGGYHTCVLTKGGDLYSWGSNENGCLGNGSTSVSHLPERVEGPFSKSPVSKVSCGWKHTAAISGAWK from the exons ATGCTAACCCGAAGGCCTTTAACGAAGTCCATAATCGGTTTCAATTCGGAAAcctggaaaagaaaaataacccGATGGTTTGCCAGCGATTCAGGGAAGAGATTTGGAGCAGTATGGGGTAATGGCGATTTCGGGAGGCTGGGGCTTGGTAATTTGGATTCTCAGTGGAGCCCTGTCCCCTGTTCTTCCTTCGATCGAGAAATGCTTAAGGGTATAGCTTGTGGCGGTGCTCACACTCTGTTCTTGACAG AATCTGGACGGGTTTATGCTACTGGTCTTAATAATTTTGGGCAGCTGGGAATTTCAGATGAGAAAAGGTTTTCTACG CATTGCATCTTGATGCAGGAGCCTGTTGAGGTTAGAATTCCGAAAGAAGCTATGCATATTTCAGCTGGATATAATCACTCTTGTGTTGTTACAG CTGATGGAGAACTGTATATGTGGGGGGTGAATTCAAATGGACAGCTTGGCCTTGGAAAAA AGTCAGCTAAAGCGGTACACCTACCTACAAAAGTAGATAGCTTAGATGGGATTGTAATTAAGAGGGCTGCTTTGGGCTCGGATCATTCGATTGCTGTTGCTG ATGGAGGTGAAGTCTTTAGTTGGGGAGATGGACGATCAGGTAGATTGGGTCATGGGCACGAGTCAACATTTTTGGGTTTTCTAAAAAGTACCAG TGAACATACACCCAGGCTAATTAAAGAACTTGAGGGGATTAAG GTTAAACATGTTGCAGCAGGGATGCTGCACTCGGCTTGTGTAGATG AAAATGGAGCTGTTTACATATTTGGTGAAAGGGCAACAAACAGAGTG AGTTTTGGTGAGGCAAACAAGGCAACAACACCATCATTGATCAGCACACTCTTGGACTGCGAAGAAGTTGCATGTGGTGGTTATCACACGTGTGTCCTAACAA AAGGTGGGGACCTGTACAGTTGGGGTTCGAATGAGAACGGTTGCCTTGGGAATGG GTCCACAAGTGTCTCTCATCTCCCTGAAAGAGTTGAAGGTCCCTTTTCAAAATCTCCTGTAAGCAAG GTATCTTGTGGATGGAAACACACAGCAGCTATCTCAG